In one window of Sphingomonas sp. BGYR3 DNA:
- a CDS encoding glutathione S-transferase family protein: protein MAADLILYTNPHSRGRVARWAMEEVGEPYDVVVLDYETTMKGPDYLAINPMGKVPALVHRGLVVTECAAICAYLADSFPDRGLGPTAAERADYFRWLFFAAGPAEAAITNRYAKFEPDAEQGRMFGYGSFDRMAEVLADAVATRPYIAGDRFTLADVYVGAQIGWGVQFGTLPRHDSFVAYWDRLKDRPAHRRAASLDDELAAKAKAAG, encoded by the coding sequence ATGGCGGCCGATCTGATCCTGTACACCAACCCCCATTCGCGCGGGCGCGTCGCCCGCTGGGCGATGGAAGAGGTGGGCGAGCCCTATGACGTCGTCGTGCTCGATTACGAAACGACGATGAAGGGGCCGGACTACCTGGCGATCAATCCGATGGGCAAGGTGCCCGCGCTGGTCCATCGCGGCCTGGTCGTCACCGAATGTGCGGCGATCTGTGCCTATCTGGCCGACAGTTTTCCCGACAGGGGGCTGGGGCCGACGGCGGCGGAGCGGGCGGATTATTTCCGTTGGCTGTTCTTTGCCGCCGGACCGGCCGAGGCAGCGATCACCAACCGCTATGCGAAGTTCGAGCCCGATGCCGAGCAGGGCCGGATGTTCGGCTATGGTAGCTTCGACCGGATGGCCGAAGTGCTGGCCGATGCGGTCGCCACGCGCCCCTATATCGCGGGGGACCGGTTCACGCTGGCCGATGTGTATGTCGGCGCGCAGATCGGATGGGGCGTGCAGTTCGGCACGCTGCCCCGGCATGACAGTTTCGTCGCCTATTGGGACCGGCTGAAGGATCGCCCCGCCCATCGCCGCGCAGCGTCGCTGGACGACGAACTGGCGGCAAAGGCGAAGGCGGCGGGTTAA